The following proteins come from a genomic window of Pararhodobacter sp.:
- a CDS encoding FAD-dependent oxidoreductase, which produces MKAGPRLGEVSFWYADIGLPTTRRAPLPGDRAADVVIIGAGYTGLWAAYYLKQADPSLSVVVLEKEFAGFGASGRNGGWLSGGFAWNHERYARTAGADAVRRMVRAMMGTVDEVIHVAETEGIDADIRRCDELMVATNPAQAERLLAEVAHRASWGEGERIHAIDAEDARARIQIPGTLCGMVVSGVARIQPAKLVRGLAAVVERLGVVIHEDTEVTAIAPGQVATPSGHVRAPIILRCTEGFTATLPGHRRTWLPLNSAQIATEPLPPQIWAQIGWNGHEILGDFDHTYCYCQRTRDGRITVGARGVPYQFGSRLDDNGRPDPETVRRLIAILHRHFPAARHARIDHAWCGVLAVPRDWCATVGLDAKTGIGWAGGYVGVGVSTANLAGRTLADLALRRETGLTGLPWVNHRVRPWEPEPLRWLGVRGMYGLYGAADRHEARGGGRSRLAQVGNWLTGRG; this is translated from the coding sequence ATGAAGGCCGGACCCCGCCTTGGGGAGGTCTCGTTCTGGTATGCCGATATCGGCCTGCCCACAACGCGGCGCGCGCCACTGCCGGGCGACAGGGCCGCCGATGTGGTGATCATCGGCGCGGGCTATACCGGGCTATGGGCGGCCTATTATCTCAAACAGGCGGACCCGTCCTTGTCGGTGGTGGTGCTGGAAAAGGAGTTTGCCGGGTTCGGGGCCTCGGGCCGCAATGGTGGCTGGCTGTCGGGCGGCTTTGCCTGGAACCACGAGCGCTATGCCCGAACCGCTGGCGCTGACGCGGTGCGCCGCATGGTGCGCGCCATGATGGGCACCGTCGATGAAGTGATCCATGTTGCCGAAACCGAGGGCATCGACGCCGATATTCGCCGCTGCGACGAATTGATGGTCGCCACCAACCCCGCACAAGCCGAGCGCCTGTTGGCCGAGGTCGCGCATCGCGCAAGTTGGGGGGAGGGCGAGCGGATCCACGCCATCGACGCCGAGGACGCCCGCGCGCGGATCCAGATTCCCGGCACGTTATGCGGGATGGTCGTGTCCGGTGTGGCGCGCATCCAGCCCGCGAAACTGGTGCGCGGCTTGGCGGCGGTGGTTGAGCGCCTGGGGGTTGTCATCCATGAGGATACCGAGGTCACCGCCATTGCGCCGGGGCAGGTGGCAACCCCGTCGGGCCATGTGCGCGCGCCGATCATCCTGCGCTGCACCGAAGGGTTTACCGCAACGCTGCCGGGGCATCGCCGCACATGGCTGCCGCTGAACTCGGCACAGATCGCGACCGAGCCTTTGCCACCGCAAATCTGGGCGCAGATCGGCTGGAACGGGCATGAAATCCTGGGCGATTTTGATCACACCTATTGCTATTGCCAACGCACGCGCGACGGGCGCATCACGGTGGGTGCGCGCGGCGTTCCGTATCAGTTCGGCTCACGGCTTGACGATAACGGACGTCCGGACCCGGAAACCGTGCGCCGTCTGATCGCGATCCTGCACCGGCATTTCCCGGCGGCCCGGCACGCCCGGATTGATCATGCGTGGTGCGGCGTGCTGGCGGTGCCGCGCGATTGGTGCGCGACCGTGGGCCTCGATGCCAAAACGGGGATCGGCTGGGCCGGGGGCTATGTGGGGGTCGGCGTCTCCACCGCAAATCTGGCGGGGCGCACGCTGGCGGATCTGGCGCTGCGCCGCGAGACCGGGTTGACCGGTTTGCCCTGGGTCAACCACCGGGTGCGCCCGTGGGAGCCCGAACCGCTGCGCTGGCTGGGGGTGCGGGGCATGTACGGGCTTTATGGCGCGGCCGATCGCCACGAGGCCAGGGGCGGGGGGCGGTCGCGTCTGGCGCAGGTCGGGAACTGGCTGACCGGGCGCGGTTGA
- a CDS encoding SMP-30/gluconolactonase/LRE family protein, producing the protein MPNPLDGFSVTKDDLWYVGADLQRPECILAEPDGSLWAADARGGVVHIRPDGTQALIAQALDTRFGATKDAADRFTQGTLPNGLAFDVDGSLLISNFGTDRLERMTRDGRTTVVLDTIDGTPIGKVNFVLRDSKGRIWLTISTRIVNWMAAISPAYHDGYVAVLDDNGARIVADGFRFTNEIRFDAAEDWLYVVETTGRCITRLRIGDEAQVLAREGFGPADTGGFIDGIAFDAYGNLWGTQVMSDRIFAITPEGEFRVILDDDNPAPSAALYEAFARDAVTPNHMLACGGTIAPWFASVTFGGPDLRTVYIGSLRGNRIPAFKSPVAGLPMVHWR; encoded by the coding sequence ATGCCCAACCCCCTTGATGGCTTCAGCGTCACCAAAGACGATCTGTGGTATGTCGGTGCGGATTTGCAGCGCCCCGAGTGCATCCTCGCGGAACCCGACGGCAGCCTGTGGGCGGCGGATGCACGCGGCGGCGTGGTGCATATCCGGCCGGACGGCACACAAGCGCTGATCGCCCAGGCCCTCGACACGCGGTTCGGCGCAACCAAGGACGCGGCCGACCGCTTCACCCAAGGCACGCTGCCGAACGGTCTGGCCTTTGATGTGGATGGCTCGCTGCTGATCTCGAATTTCGGCACCGACCGGCTGGAACGCATGACCCGCGACGGGCGCACCACCGTGGTGCTGGACACCATCGACGGCACGCCAATCGGCAAGGTGAATTTCGTGCTGCGCGACAGCAAGGGTCGCATCTGGCTGACCATCTCAACCCGGATCGTCAACTGGATGGCGGCCATCAGCCCTGCGTATCACGATGGCTACGTCGCGGTGCTGGATGACAACGGCGCGCGGATTGTGGCCGATGGCTTCCGCTTCACCAATGAAATCCGCTTCGATGCTGCCGAGGACTGGCTCTATGTCGTAGAGACCACCGGGCGCTGCATCACAAGGCTGCGGATCGGCGACGAGGCGCAGGTTTTGGCGCGCGAGGGGTTTGGCCCGGCGGATACCGGCGGCTTCATCGACGGGATCGCCTTTGACGCCTACGGCAACCTGTGGGGCACGCAGGTGATGTCAGACCGGATTTTCGCCATCACGCCCGAGGGGGAGTTCCGGGTGATCCTCGACGACGACAACCCCGCCCCCTCGGCGGCACTGTATGAGGCGTTCGCCCGCGATGCCGTGACGCCCAATCACATGCTGGCCTGTGGCGGCACCATCGCGCCGTGGTTTGCGTCGGTGACCTTTGGCGGGCCGGATTTGCGCACGGTTTACATTGGCTCTTTGCGCGGCAACCGCATTCCCGCCTTCAAAAGCCCGGTCGCGGGTCTGCCCATGGTGCATTGGCGATAG
- a CDS encoding cyclase family protein, whose amino-acid sequence MRLIDLSVALETGIASDPPGMEPQIAYMNHRQTPAQMTSFFPGMTADELPGGEGWAVETVTLSTHNGTHLDAPYHHHSTMDRGLVPGGRPALTIDQVPLEWCFQPGVKLDFRHFADGYLVTPEDVEAELARIGHTLSPLEIVVINTSAGAAYGQPDYLDKGCGMGKAATLYLLERGVRVTGTDGWSWDAPFSFTRDRYIRDKDASIIWEGHRASMEIGYSHMEKLANLDQLPATGFRISCFPFKIKGASAGYIRAVAILDD is encoded by the coding sequence ATGAGATTGATCGACCTCTCCGTCGCGCTGGAAACCGGCATTGCCTCGGACCCTCCGGGGATGGAGCCGCAGATTGCCTATATGAACCACCGCCAGACGCCGGCGCAGATGACCAGCTTTTTCCCCGGCATGACCGCCGATGAATTGCCGGGTGGCGAGGGCTGGGCGGTGGAAACCGTGACCCTGTCGACGCATAACGGCACCCATCTGGACGCGCCCTATCACCATCATTCGACGATGGACCGCGGCTTGGTGCCCGGTGGTCGCCCGGCCTTGACCATTGATCAGGTGCCGCTGGAATGGTGCTTTCAGCCCGGCGTGAAGCTGGATTTCCGCCATTTCGCCGACGGTTATCTGGTGACGCCCGAGGATGTCGAGGCGGAACTGGCGCGCATCGGCCATACCCTCAGCCCCTTGGAAATCGTGGTGATCAACACCTCGGCGGGGGCGGCATACGGCCAGCCCGATTATCTCGACAAGGGCTGTGGCATGGGCAAAGCCGCGACGCTGTATCTGCTGGAACGCGGGGTGCGGGTGACCGGCACGGACGGCTGGTCCTGGGACGCGCCGTTTTCCTTCACCCGCGACCGCTATATCCGCGACAAAGACGCCTCGATCATCTGGGAGGGCCACCGCGCCAGCATGGAGATCGGCTATTCGCACATGGAAAAACTGGCCAACCTTGATCAACTGCCCGCCACCGGGTTCCGCATCTCGTGTTTTCCGTTCAAGATCAAGGGGGCCTCGGCGGGCTATATCCGGGCCGTGGCCATTCTGGACGATTGA
- a CDS encoding TRAP transporter large permease translates to MTGVEIGLWSLVGILGLIWLGMHVAIALALVSFVGVWALRDNPTYAARLLSLATRESISSYLFGVVPLFVLMGLVVSRADIGRDTFDVANRALGRLKGGLGMATVGANAVFAAITGISIASAAVFAKVAVPEMMRIGHTARFATGVVAGSSVLGMLIPPSLLLILYGILAEQSVGHLFVAGIGPGVVLALAFCVGIAVMMRIAPGFTGTPKPAAPMAYEGSLARDTASKLAPIAALIALVLGGIYGGIFTPTEAGAIGALGAIIIATLKRRITPRILWQVTLETGHITAAICFLIIAATMYSRFLALSGLPAFVTEWAIAQELGVTGFVLLYCLILVLLGTILDSSSIMLITLPLVLPIATALHIDLIWFGIVTVLAVEIGLLTPPLGLSVYVIKGALDDPGIPLGDVFKGALPFAAIMALVLMLIIAFPPIATALL, encoded by the coding sequence CGTCGGCGTCTGGGCGCTGCGCGACAACCCGACCTATGCCGCCCGCCTGTTGTCCCTGGCCACGCGCGAAAGCATTTCCAGCTATCTGTTCGGCGTCGTGCCGCTGTTCGTGCTGATGGGCCTCGTGGTCAGCCGCGCCGATATCGGCCGCGACACGTTTGACGTGGCGAACCGCGCGCTGGGGCGGCTCAAGGGCGGCTTGGGCATGGCCACCGTTGGCGCGAATGCGGTTTTCGCGGCGATCACCGGGATTTCCATCGCCTCGGCGGCGGTGTTCGCCAAGGTCGCGGTGCCGGAAATGATGCGCATCGGCCATACCGCACGCTTTGCCACGGGCGTTGTCGCCGGGTCGTCGGTGCTGGGCATGTTGATCCCGCCCAGCCTGCTGTTGATCCTCTATGGCATCCTGGCCGAGCAATCGGTCGGGCATTTGTTCGTCGCCGGTATCGGTCCCGGCGTCGTGCTGGCGTTGGCGTTTTGCGTCGGCATTGCGGTGATGATGCGCATCGCACCGGGCTTCACCGGCACGCCAAAACCCGCTGCGCCGATGGCCTATGAAGGATCTCTGGCCCGCGACACGGCCAGCAAACTGGCCCCAATCGCCGCCCTCATCGCACTGGTTCTGGGCGGCATCTATGGCGGCATCTTCACCCCCACCGAGGCCGGGGCCATTGGTGCCCTCGGCGCCATCATCATCGCCACGCTCAAACGCCGCATCACGCCGCGCATCCTGTGGCAGGTGACGCTGGAAACCGGGCATATCACCGCCGCGATCTGCTTTCTGATCATCGCCGCGACGATGTATTCGCGCTTCCTCGCGCTGTCCGGCCTGCCCGCCTTCGTCACCGAATGGGCGATTGCCCAAGAGCTTGGCGTCACCGGGTTCGTACTGCTCTATTGCCTGATCTTGGTGCTGCTGGGCACGATCCTGGACAGCTCGTCGATCATGCTGATCACCCTGCCCCTCGTGCTGCCCATCGCCACCGCCCTGCACATCGACTTGATCTGGTTCGGCATCGTCACGGTGCTGGCCGTCGAGATCGGCTTGCTGACGCCGCCGCTTGGCCTGTCGGTCTATGTGATCAAAGGCGCGCTCGATGATCCCGGCATCCCCTTGGGCGATGTGTTCAAAGGCGCGCTGCCCTTTGCGGCGATCATGGCCCTCGTGCTGATGCTGATCATCGCCTTTCCACCCATTGCCACCGCCCTGCTATAA